The DNA window CGATCGCGCAATACCGCGAGCACGGTGTCGGCCAGCTCCGGGCGGCAGATGAGCAGGTCGGGTAGGTACGGGTCGGGCTGGTTGTAGCGTAGCGGCGACCCGTCCAGCCGGGACACATGCAGGCCCGCTGCCGCCGCGACCGCGACCGGCGCGCACGAATCCCACTCGTACTGGCCACCCGAGTGGGCATAGACCTCGACATCACCGCGGACCACCGCCATTGCCTTGGCCCCGGCCGAGCCCATCGGCACGGTCTTAGCGCCCAGCTTGTCCACCAGCAGATCGACACATGTCGGCGGCCGGGTGCGCGATACCGCCAACCGGATCGGCCCTGTGCTCACGGGCGCGGGCCGTGGCGGCTCGCCGGTGTGCAACACCAGGTCGGCGGCGGGCAAGGCGACTGCGCCGACCGTGGCGACACCGCCGACCGCGAGGGCCACGTGCACCGCCCAGTCCTCGCGCGGGGGTTCACCGTATTCGCGGGTGCCGTCGAGCGGATCGATGATCCAGACCCGGTCGCGCTCGAGCCGGATCGGGTTGTCGGCGCTCTCCTCCGAGAGCACCGCATCCTCGGGCCGCAGCTCGGCCAGCCGGCGCAGCAACAGCGCGTTCGACTGCTGGTCACCGGCCGCACCGCCCTGATCCCGGATCCGCAGCAACAGTGCTCCCGCCTCGGCCGCCAAGCACGCGGCCACCTCGTGATCGTTCATGACGGTCATTGTGGCGGTCCCGAATCGAGCACACGCGCTCGGCGCAGATACTCGACCACCTGCTCGGCCGACACCGCGCCACCGGTATCCAGGCGCAGCTCCGGCGACTCGGGCACCTCGTAGGGCGAGTCGATGCCGGTGAAGTTGACCAGCTCGCCTCGTCTGGCCTTGCGGTACAGGCCCTTTCGGTCGCGTGCCTCGGCCACCGCCAGCGGCACGTCCACGTGGACCTCGATGAACTCGCCCGGGGCGAGCAGTTCCCGAGCCTGGCGCCGTTCGGCGCGGAACGGGGAAATGAACGAGGCCAGCACGATGAGACCGGCGTCAGCCATCAACTTCGCGACTTCGGCGATGCGACGGATGTTTTCCACCCGGTCGACAGCTGTGAAGCCGAGGTCCTTGTTCAGGCCGTGGCGAATGTTGTCGCCATCGAGCAGGTAGGTGTGGAAACCCCGTTCGTGCAGACGCTTTTCGACCAGGTTCGCGACGGTGGACTTGCCTGCACCGGATAGGCCGGTGAACCACACCACCGCCGGTTGTTGGGCTTTCTGCCGGGCGCGGGCCGGCTTGTCGACCTCGACCGCCTGCCAGTGCACGTTATCTGCCCGACGCAGCGCGAAGTCGAGCATCCCGGCGGCCACCGTGGCATTGCTCAATCGATCGATGAGGATGAACCTGCCCATATCCCGGTTGTCGGCATAGGAGTCGAACGCGATCCGCCGGTCGAGATTCAGGTCGCACACGCCGATCTCGTTCAGGGCGAGGGTGCGAGCCGCGGAGTGTTCGAGCGGCTCAGATGATTTGTGCGGTGGGGAGGATGGTGATTTCGGTGAGGTTGACGTGCTTGGGGACGGTAGCGACGAAAGCGACGGTTTCGGCGACGTCTTCCGACCGCAAGACATCGATCTGGGCGATGAGCTCGCCCGCATCGGTCGCGCCACCCGCGCCGATCGAAGCCGCACCGGCCGCTGTCCCATCCGAGCCGATCAACATCCAGCCGACACCGGACCAGATCTGGCCGATCGCACCCGCAGCGCCACCCCGCACCCCGCCCAGAACCGCCTCCGCACCCACAACCGAAACCACGGACCCGCCGGAACCGACCGACTCCACCACCGCCGAGTCGCCCACCCCAACCCCGACCACCGTCGGTGCGCCGGATGGCAACTGGCTCTTTCCCGGTGAGACCCCGCCACCACCGTTGGACGCTGATCCCGAGGTCGTCCGCGCCTGGTGGGATAACCACTGGAT is part of the Nocardia sp. NBC_00565 genome and encodes:
- a CDS encoding 3'(2'),5'-bisphosphate nucleotidase CysQ, with product MNDHEVAACLAAEAGALLLRIRDQGGAAGDQQSNALLLRRLAELRPEDAVLSEESADNPIRLERDRVWIIDPLDGTREYGEPPREDWAVHVALAVGGVATVGAVALPAADLVLHTGEPPRPAPVSTGPIRLAVSRTRPPTCVDLLVDKLGAKTVPMGSAGAKAMAVVRGDVEVYAHSGGQYEWDSCAPVAVAAAAGLHVSRLDGSPLRYNQPDPYLPDLLICRPELADTVLAVLRDR
- the cysC gene encoding adenylyl-sulfate kinase, producing MSCGRKTSPKPSLSSLPSPSTSTSPKSPSSPPHKSSEPLEHSAARTLALNEIGVCDLNLDRRIAFDSYADNRDMGRFILIDRLSNATVAAGMLDFALRRADNVHWQAVEVDKPARARQKAQQPAVVWFTGLSGAGKSTVANLVEKRLHERGFHTYLLDGDNIRHGLNKDLGFTAVDRVENIRRIAEVAKLMADAGLIVLASFISPFRAERRQARELLAPGEFIEVHVDVPLAVAEARDRKGLYRKARRGELVNFTGIDSPYEVPESPELRLDTGGAVSAEQVVEYLRRARVLDSGPPQ